AGTTTTATTTGCCTTTGTCCTCGGTCCAGACACTTCTTATTCCTCTATTTCTTCTCATCCTCTTTCTTGCCTTCGGGTGGTTTTGTTCGGTTCTGGGATGCCAGAGAGCCCATGGCATTACGGATGGCTTCGTTGTTGGGGTCGACACCTGGAAGGTTCTCCAGCACACTCTGCAAAAACTCTGGATCCTGCATCACATCAtaatcctcctcatcctcctacaaaacacacagacagagttTAAACTGGTACGTTTATGCCCTTGACATAGTTGAATGTGATTATAAATTAAACACTTGACTAATTAAAGGCAGTACCTGATTATTATAGTATTCAAGATCAGAGCAGAGCTCCTACAGCATTTCATTTAGACAGAAACAAAGACTAAAACAGAAATTTCCTAAAAGTTGCCTTGCAACCATTTCCTTCTGTACATGCAAAACGAATAACATGTAATGTTCCAGCATTTCTGTTTCATGTGGTTAAGTCAAGTTTCACAATAGCTTCTGAATAATGGGTATGAAGAAGATGCAGCTGCTTTCAATTATCCCCGCAACATGTCTGTGTTCAGTTTTGAATTCAGATCTTCTTTCTAAAAGTAGAAAGCTGGGAAACACACCTTAGGAGCTTCACTGTCCGCTGCTGCACCAGCGTCCACATCCATGGCCTCTGAACCGCCAAACTCTGTGCACAAAGACATTTGTttgtgtaaaagaaaaaaagtcaaaagggAAGAAAACTAATAAAGAATAAGAATATATGAAGAGTGGAGAGACAGACCTCCTCCTTGCATGGACATCTGTAGGGCGTATGCGATCTGTTCATCCTCCGTCATGCGGCTGAAATCAGGCAGAGCAGGAGCCGTCGACATCTTCAGCAGAGCATTTTCAGACTCTAACAGAAGCACAGAAGACCTCAGCTCATATTAAACACAGAATTCCCTttaaatactgataataataatattagaatattttattagatagcatattagaatgatttctgaagaatcactgcagtaatgatgctgaaaatgatgcttttcatcacaggaataaactatattttaaaatatatacagtgtatatatattcaaatagttattttaaatttgaatatttcacaatattaccgatTTAAAAAGCAGTGAACATAAGAGATTTCTACAGTGTATATCAATCCATCAGACTTCCAGCTGCTTTAAGGAATCCTTAGTCTAGGGGTCCAGAAAACCCCATCTAGTCTCTCTCACCATCAGCAGTGGGTGATGGGACTCCAGCCTCTGCCGCTGAAGCCACTGTTGCCCGGCGAGCCTCCTCCTCCTGCCTCTGTCTCTGCTCCTCCATCGACACACGCAGAGCCTGCAACAAAGACACGAGGAGAAACAGATACATTTATAACGTGGAAAATCTCTAGCGGAGAAGTTTGTCCTATAAAACCAGTGCTACTCACCAGAGCGAGCTCGGGGTCTGCGCTGGGATCCACTCCAAACTCAAAGTCACTGGGACCCAGGCCCAAAATGGTGCCACCCTCACCGGCCATAATAGGAGAGGACAGAAGAGCATCTGCCAGGC
The nucleotide sequence above comes from Carassius gibelio isolate Cgi1373 ecotype wild population from Czech Republic chromosome B16, carGib1.2-hapl.c, whole genome shotgun sequence. Encoded proteins:
- the psmd4b gene encoding 26S proteasome non-ATPase regulatory subunit 4b, with protein sequence MVLESTMVCVDNSEYMRNGDFLPTRLQAQQDAVNIICHSKTRSNPENNVGLITMANNCEVLTTLTPDTGRILSKLHAVQPKGVICFCTGIRVAHLALKHRQGKNHKMRIIAFVGSPVDDQEKDLVKMAKRLKKEKVSVDIINFGEEEVNTDKLTVFVNTLNGKEGVGSHLVTVPPGPSLADALLSSPIMAGEGGTILGLGPSDFEFGVDPSADPELALALRVSMEEQRQRQEEEARRATVASAAEAGVPSPTADESENALLKMSTAPALPDFSRMTEDEQIAYALQMSMQGGEFGGSEAMDVDAGAAADSEAPKEDEEDYDVMQDPEFLQSVLENLPGVDPNNEAIRNAMGSLASQNRTKPPEGKKEDEKK